A region of the Gemmatimonadota bacterium genome:
CTACACCAAATGCCGGGACATCGCGTCCGTGGCGGAGGCCATACGGCGGCTGAGTGTACGCGGTGCGCCCGCCATCGGCGTCGCCGCGGCCTTCGGAGTCGTCGTCGGAGTCCAGCACAGCCGCGCGGCCGACTTCGCCTCCTTCTGCCGGGAAGTCGACGAAGCCGCGGAACTGTTGGCGGCCACCCGTCCCACGGCGGTCAACCTTTTCTGGGCGCTGGAGCGGATGCGCCGGACCGTGCGCGAACACAGGAATGAAACCGTGGAGGATATCAAACGCACCTTGCTCGGCGAAGCCCTGGCCATACAGTCGGAAGACGAGCACTCTTGCCGCCTGATCGGTGAGCACGGCGCCGCCTTGCTCCGCACCGGACAGACAGTGCTCACGCATTGCAACGCCGGCGCGCTCGCCACGGCCGGCGCGGGCACCGCCCTCGCCGTGGTGTACCAGGCGCACAGGGAAGGCAAGCGGGTTCACGTCTACGCCGATGAGACGAGACCCGTCCTCCAGGGCGCCAGGCTGACTTCCTGGGAGCTGACCCGGGCGGGCATAGGCGTGACGCTCATATGCGACAACATGGCTGCCCAGGTCATGAAAGAAGGCCGGATCGACTGCGTGATCGTGGGCGCGGACCGCGTGGCCGCCAACGGCGACGTCGCCAACAAGATCGGCACCTACGGCGTGGCCGTGCTGGCCGACGCGCACGACGTGCCTCTGTACGTGGCGGCGCCGTACTCTTCGATCGACCTGACCATCGAATCGGGCGCCGGGATCCCCATCGAAGAGCGCGAAGCCACCGAAGTAAGCGAGGGGTTGGGCGGACGCACCGCCCCCGAGGAAGTGGAGGTATACAATCCCGCATTCGACGTAACCCCGGCCCGTTACGTGTCTGCGATCATCACGGAACGCGGCGTGGCCAGACCGCCCTACGCCGAGAGTCTCGCCGCGCTGTCACACCATGCATGGGAACCGGCCGTCACCGGGTAAAGGAGCGTGTAACATCAAAGGAGCGTGTACCATACTATGAAGACACCAACGGTTAAGAAGGAAGACCTGCAGCGGGACTGGCACGTCGTGGACGCCGACGGCAAGGTGCTGGGCAGGCTGGCCAGCGAAGTGGCCAAAATCCTGCGCGGCAAGCACAAGCCGATCTACTCGCCGCACCTGGACACCGGTGACCATGTCATCGTCATCAACGCGGAAAAAGTGGTTCTGACGGGCAAGAAGCCGCAGAACAAGCTCTACTACCGCCATAGCGGCTATCCCGGCGGTCTGAAGACGATCAGCTACGAACGCATGGCCGCCCGCCATCCCGACCGGGCGCTGCGCATGGCCATCAAGGGCATGTTGCCGCACAACGCCCTCGGCCGCCAGATTTTCCGCAAACTCCGCGTGTACGCCGGCGCGGAACACCCCCACAGCGCCCAGAAACCGGTCGCGCTGGACATATAAGGAGCGTAAAGAAGCATGAATTCGGATACCCATGGACATCACGCAGTGGGCAGAAGGAAACGCGCGATCGCCAAGGTCTGGCTGCGCGCGAAGAAGGAAGGCGCCAGCCACAAGGTCAACGACAAGCCGCTGCTCGATTACTTTGACCGGCCCGGTCTCGTCGCCGCGATCGAGGAACCCCTGGTACTCACCGAGATGAACGACCAGGTGGTCGTCTTCGCACGGACCTTCGGCGGCGGCAAGACCGGCCAGGCCGGGGCGTTGAGACTCGGTATCGCGCGGGCGCTGAAGGACATGGACGAAAGCCTGCACGCGCCGCTGCGCGAAGCGGGCATGCTGACGCGGGATTCACGCATCAAGGAGCGCAAGAAATACGGACTGGCCGGCGCACGCAAGCGGTTCCAGTTCTCTAAGCGTTAATTCAAAGGACGCAGGCCTGACCGCCTGCCAGACAAGGAGATCAGTACCGCCTATGGGCATTCCGACCATTCAGGAACTGCTGGGCGCAGGCGTTCACTTCGGCCACCAGACCCGGCGCTGGAACCCGAAGATGAAACAGTTCATATTCGCCGAGCGCAACAACATCTACATCATCGACCTGAAGAAGACGCTCAGCCAGATCGAGATCGCCTATGACGCCGTGCGCAAGGCCGTCGAGAAAGGGCAGTCCGTCCTCTTCGTGGGCACGAAGAAGCAGGCCAGGCCCATCATCATCGAAATGGCGCAGCGGTGCGGCATGTTTTACGTCGCGGAACGCTGGCTCGGCGGCATGTTGACGAATTTCCAGACCATCCAGACCAGCGTCAAGCGCCTGGAAGAACTCGAGAAAATGAAAGAGCACGGTACCATGGAAGCGCTCACGAAAAAAGAGGCCGCCAGCCTGGAGAAGGAGCGGGAGCGCCTGCAGAAAGTGTTGGGCGGCATCCGCGAAATGCGCGACCTGCCCGGCGTCATCTTCGTGGTGGACGCCCGCAAGGAACGGATAGCGGTCGCGGAGGCGAATACCCTGGAGATCCCCATCGTCAGCATCCTGGATACGAACTGCGACCCCGACCTGATCGATTATCCCATACCCGGGAACGACGACGCCCTCCGGTCCATCAGCCTCATTACGGAAGTCGTCGCGAGCGCCGCGGAGGAAGGGCTGCGCAATTCCGGACGGCCTGTACCCGGGGACGAGGCACCGGTCGAAGAGGTCGAGGAAGTCGAAGAACAGCAGGCCTGAAGTGGATACGTGGCCGGGGAAAGGCGGCCGTAGCGGATGATCGGAGCCGATCGTATCAAATCCGAGCATGACCGCTAGATTTCAATCGATTTCATGACTATATCAGCCAGTGACGTAAAAACGTTGAGAAGCCAGACCGGCGCCGGAATGATGGACTGCAAGCGGGCCCTCCAGGAGACCGAAGGCAGTATCGAAAAGGCGGTAACGCTCCTGCGCGAGAAAGGCATAATGGCGGCGTCCAAGAAGAGTGCCCGGGAGGCGAAAGAAGGCATCATCCATACCTATATCCATCCCGGCAGCCGCATCGCCACCATGGTCGAGATCAACTGCGAGACCGATTTCGTCGCGCGGAACGAGTCATTCCAGACCCTGGCCCGCGATATCGCCATGCAGGTAGCGGCCACACGGCCCCTCGCCGTGGACCGGGACCAGATCGAAGAAGCCGTCCTGGAACAGGAACGGGAGATTTACCGGAACCAGGCGCGGAACGAGGGCAAGCCGGACCAGATCATCGACCGGATCGTCCAGGGAAGAATCGAGAAATTCAACCAGGAAAACTGCCTCCTGGAACAGCCGTTCATACGGGATACCGACAAGACCGTGCGGGACCTGATCACGGAGGCGGTGGCCACGCTGGGCGAGAACATCATGGTCAGACGGTTCGTCCGGTACGAGCTGGGCGGAGAGTAATCCGCCGAACAACCTTGCCGGCAGGAACGTAACCGGTTTTCCGATGCCAGAGAGGTGTATCGTGGAAGCGAAAGAGATCATCAAGGAAACCAGCCGTAAGATGGACCAGTCCGTCGAGGTGCTGCGCATGGAACTCGCCGGCCTCCGGGCCGGCCGGGCCAACCCGGCCCTGCTGGACAACGTCCAGGTGGAAGCCTATGGGACCATGACCCCCATCAACCAGGTCGCCACCATCAACACGCCGGATGCCCGCACGATCTCGATACAGCCGTGGGACAAGCAGATGATTTCCGAAATCATCCGCGCCATCCAGACCTCCGACCTGGGACTCATGCCGAATTCCGACGGCAACGTCATCCACCTGCCGGTACCTGCGCTCACCGAAGAGCGAAGGCTTGAATACGTAAAACTGATCAAGAAACTGGGCGAGGACGGCAAGATCGGCATCCGGAACGTGCGCCGGGAAATGAACGAGCGCATCAAGGCCGAAGAAAAGGCCCACCGGTTGTCGGAAGACGAAAGCAAGCGGCACCAGAAGACCATCCAGGATCTCACCGACCAGCATACCTCCTCCATCGACAGCGCCATATCGGTAAAAGAACAGGAAATCCTGGAGATCTAGGCGGATACCGGCTATCCGGGTCCATACCCGGCGGCGGCCTTACGGGGGTGACGTGGGTCGATACGCAGAGCAAGACCGGGCGGTCTCGGAAGAAGGTCTGGATCCGGAGCGCATGCCCCGCCACATCGCGTTCATTATGGACGGCAACGGCAGATGGGCGAAGAAGCAGGGGCTCGCGCGGGACCAGGGGCACTCCGCGGGGGTGGAGTCCGTTCGCGAGATGATCCGGTGCGCCGGGGAGTTCGGCGTGGGGATTCTCACCTTCTTCGGGTTCTCCACCGAAAACTGGAATCGTCCCAGGCGTGAAGTCGCGGCCATCATGCAGTTGATCGTCGAGTCGCTCCGCGGCGCCGTCGAAGAAGCCAGCACGCACGGAATCCGGGTCTCCTTCCTGGGCAGGTGGGACGAGTTGCCGGAATCCAACCGGCAGGTCATCAAGCAGATCACGGAGCAGACGGCGGGCAACGACCGCCTGCTGCTTAATTTCGCCCTGAATTACGGCGGCAGGCAGGAGATCGTCGAAGCCGCGCAATGCATCGCCCTGGACGTCCAGGCCGGTCGGCTGGACCCGGAAGCCATCGACGAGTCGCTTTTCGCGTCCTACCTGTACACGGAGCACCTGCCCGACCCGGACCTGTTGATCCGGACCAGCGGGGAGATGCGGATCAGCAACTTCCTGCTCTACCAACTGGCTTATACCGAACTCCTGGTTTCTCCGGTCCTCTGGCCCGATTTCTCGCGAAGCCACTTCATCGGGGCCATCCGGGACTACCAGTCGAGAGAGCGCCGTTTCGGTCGAACCGGCGAACAGGTCTCCTCACACAGCTCGTAACGGAGTGGATCTCCATGGCGGCCTACGCGGAGACGTGGATCCGAATCCTGGTAGGCGCGGTGTTCATCCCGTGCATCGTGCTCATTTGCTGGTTCGGTGGGACGAGCCTCTTCGTATTCGTAACCCTGGTCGTGCTCTTCGGCCTGCGCGAATACCACGGCATCGCCGCGGCCAGGGACCTGGAACCCAACTGGTACGCCGGCGTACCCGCGGCTGTTCTGCTGTGTCTCGACGCCTGGCTCGAAGCGGGCCGCCACGCCCCGCTGATCCTCACGGCCCTCCTGCTCACGACCGCCGCCGCGGAAGTATTCAGAAAGCACGCGCAATCCCCCTTTCACAACATCGCCGCTACGGTCTTCGGCGTAGCCTGGATCGGGCTGCTCGGCAGCCACCTGATCCTGCTGGGCAAGTGGCCGATGGACGGCGCGGACGTGGTTGCATGGGGGGAACGGGAAATGACGCCGGTCCTGCTCGCCTTCGCCATTCCCTGGTCCTACGACGCCTTCGCCTATTTCACGGGCCGGTTGTTGGGCCGGCGCAAGTTGCTGCGCCGCGTCAGCGCCAGCAAGACCGTCGAGGGCGCCGTCGGGGGGCTGATCGGCGCCGTCGCCTTCATGTTCGCACTTCAGTACGCCCTGTTTCCCTTTCTCAGTCCGCTGCACTGTGTCGTCCTGGGCGCCGCCGGCGCTATCGTCGCCCAGCTGGGCGACCTCGCGGAGTCCCTGGTCAAAAGAGACGCCGGCCTGAAGGACTCTTCCCACATCATCCCGGGACATGGCGGCATCCTGGACCGGTTCGACAGCGTTTTCTTCGCGGCGCCTTTCGTGTATTACTACCTGGCCTACGTGACCGGATGATGCAGCGGACTGCCTGGACGGCCTGGACGGTCCGGACGGTCCGGACTGCCCGGACGGCCCGGACATAGGGACGGAGTATCGACTAGCCATGAAACGCATCGCCATCCTGGGTTCGACGGGTTCGGTCGGCACGCAGACGCTGGAGGTCATCGCGGCCTTCCCGGACCGGTATTCGGCCCACAGCCTGACGGCCAGGAGCCGGATCGATCTGCTGGAGCAGCAGTGCGCGCGTTTCGGCCCGCGCATGGTTGCCGTCCGGGACGCGGAATGCGCCGAGCGGGCCAGGCGGTCCACCGGGTTCGCGCGAGGCGGCGGCGGTCAGCCTGGACCGTCGATCCACACCGGCGTGGAGGGCCTGATCGAAGCGGTCACCCACCCCGACGTGGACCTGGTCATCAGCGCCCTCCCGGGCAGCGCGGGGCTGGTTCCCACGCTGCGGGCGATCGAAGCGTGCAAGACCATCGCCCTGGCCAACAAGGAGATCCTGGTCATGGCCGGCGAGATCGTGATGGAATCGGCGCGGCGCAACGGGGTGGAGATCCTGCCCGTGGACAGCGAACACTGCGCGGTGCACCAGTGCCTGGCCGGGCAGGACCCGGACCGGATCCAACGCGTGGTCCTCACGGCATCGGGCGGGCCCTTCCGCGACACCGCCCCCGCGGCCCTGGCGCGGATGACTTCGAAGGACGCGTTGAACCATCCCACCTGGAACATGGGACAGAAGGTCACGATCGATTCCGCCACCCTCATGAACAAGGGATTTGAGGTCATCGAGGCTCACTGGCTCTTCGGCCTACCCGTCTCGAAGATCGACGTAGTAATCCATCCCCAGTCCATCATCCACTCCATGGTCGAGATGGTCGACGGGTCTCTGCTGGCCCAGATGGGTCCGACAGACATGCGCATACCGATCCAATACGCCCTCTCGTACCCGGAGCGCCTTGAATCTCCCTGGCCCCGGTTCGACATCACGCGGAACTGGTCCCTGACCCTGGACCCGCCCGATGAGACCATGTTCCCCTGCCTGGGGCTGGCCTACGAGGCCATCCGCCGCGGGTCCACCGTGCCCGCCGTCCTGAGCACCGCCGACGAGATGGCCGTCGAGGCCTTCCTCCGGCAGCGGATCGGGTTCACCGACATACCGCGCATCATCGCCGATGCCATGGATAAACACCTGGCCGCGCCGGATCTCACGACGCCCGTCACCCTGGAATCCATCATGGCGGCGGACCAGTGGACCCGGACGTTCTGCGAGGAAAAGTTGATTGCCGGATAGTGCCGAAAACCTGTATATTCCTTAATCAGTTGCCGCGCGCCGGCAGGGGCGGAGGCACACCGGAAACATCGGAAGCAATCGGAACTGAGACGGCAGAAGCAGAACGGAGACTTTGGCATGCTGACCACCGTGTTATCAGCGATTTTCGTCCTGGGGTTGCTGGTCTTCTTCCACGAACTCGGCCATTTCCTGGCCGCCAAGCGCATGGGCATCAGGGTGGAACGGTTCTCCCTCGGCTTTCCGCCCAAGATGATCGGTAAGAAGGTGGGGGAAACCGAATACTGTATCTCCTGGATCCCCCTGGGGGGATACGTGTCCATGGCCGGGGAGCGTCCGGACGCCCAGTCCGAAGGGGAAGGCGGCAAGCCGTGGGAGTTCCAGTCCAAGTCCGTGGGAGCCCGCGCCTTCGTCATCGCGGCCGGTCCAGGGGCGAACTTCGTCCTCGCCTTTATCATCTTCTGGTTGTTCTACGCGACCATGGGCGTGATGCTCGTCGATACGACCACCGTGGGCCGGGTGGACGTTGCAAGCCCCTATGCCGCTGCAGGTTTGCAGGTCGGCGATGAAATCCTCGAAATCGACCAGGCGGCCGTCGATACCTGGGAGGATGTTCGGGAACGGCTCTCGACCGGCACGGGGGCGTCCCTGTCCCTGAAGCTGCGCCGGGATGGGCGGGACCGCACGGTCCAGGTGCGGTACGATGATGGCGGGACGGCGGAACGGCTGGGCGGGCTGGACTATTTTCGCGCGTCGGCCGTGAGCACGGTCATCCCGGATTCACCCGCCGAGAAGGCCGGTCTCAGGCCCGGGGACGTGATCACGTCCGTGAACGGCGTTCCGGTCACGCAGTGGTACGAGATGGTCGAGCAGATTCGCGTCCGGCCGGGCATGGAGACCGCGGTGTCCTGGACCCGGAACGGCCAGTCTCACCAGGTGGGCATCATACCCAATACGGCCCAGGACCTGGACCGGGAGACCGGAGACGTCATCGACATCGGCCAGATCGGCATCACCCAGCAGGACCACATCAAACGCAGTCCGATCGGGATCGTCACCTCCGCGGGACTGGCGGGCACGCAACTGGTGGCCGTCACCTTTACCATCGTCGACTTTGTGGGGAAACTGGTCATGGGACAGGTGTCCACCGACTCGGTGGGCGGTCCCATCGCCATTGCCCAGATGGCGGGGGACAGCGCCCGCCAGGGCGCGAGCAGCCTCTTCAGTTTCATGGCCTTTCTGAGCATCAACCTCGCCATCCTGAACCTCCTGCCCATACCCGCGCTGGACGGCGGCCAGCTCCTCATCCTGGGCGTCGAGAAGATCATCCGGCGTCCGCTTTCCCTGAAGTACCGGATGGTATGGCAGCAGACGGGAATGGCCCTCCTGCTGGTGCTGATGGTGTTCGTAGTGTTCAACGACGTCACCCGGATCTTCAGGTAGTTACACGGCGAAGGGAGGAAACATGCCGGTCGGGAGAAGTCTCGGCGCCGCCGGTCGTACCTGGTACGTCCTCGTCGTCACCGTGATGCTGGCCGCCGTCTGTCCCCCGGAGCACGCGCTCGGACAGGTGGACCGGGCCAGGGCCCTGGAGCATTACGCGGAGGGAGGCCTTCACGAAGCCAGGAACGATCCGGTCAATGCGATCAAATCCTATCTACAGGCGCTGGAATACGATACCACCTCGGCGGAAATCCACACCGCCCTCGCCCAGGTCTACTACCGCGTGACGGAGCGCGACAAGGCGCAGCAACACGCCAGGGCGGCGGTTGAGATCGATTCGACGGCCACGGAGTCCTGGTTCGTTCTGGGCAGGTATCACGCCGAGCTGGGCAGGTACCTGCCGGCCAGGGCCGCTTTCGAACGGGTCGTCACGCTGGAACCTGGCCACATCGAGGCCCATATCGCCCTTTCCCAGCTCGCGAGCCGGCTGAACGACCCGGATGCCGCGCTGAGGGAACTCGAAACGGTGAGCCGCCTGGCACCGCGCAATCCCGAATTCCACTTCAAACTGGCCGATGTCTACAGGCAGAGAGGGATGTATGACAAGGCGGTCATCGCATTGCAGAAGGTGCTCGACGACTATCCCGACTCGATCCCCGCGCGGGTGGGGCTGACGGAGATCTACGAGCAAAGGCGGCAGTGGGACCGGGCCGTCGTCATGTACCGCGAGATCATTGCGCTGGGCCCGGACCGCGAAGCGGCCCTGCGGCACCGGCTCGCGCGCCTCCTGATGTTCCTCGGCCGGCCGGGCGAGGCGGTGGAGGAGTACCGGGTGCTGCTGGAGCACAACCGGACGTCCCCGGCCCTTTGGGCGGAATTGGGGGAGGCCTACCAGGACCTCGGCGAGGCGGAGCAGGCGCTCTCCACCCTGGAGGAGGGCCTCGAACTGCACCCCGGCTCGGCGGAGCTTCATGGCGCTCTGGGCGACGTGCTGCTCGACCAGGACAAGCCGGCGGAGGCCGTGGCACCGCTGCAGCAGGCGATCTCCCTGGACGAGCGCGAAGTGAGATTCCGGATCGGCCTGGGGATGGCCTATCGCGCCACCGGACGGACTGAACAGGCCGTGAACGCGCTGAACGAGGGCCTCGGCGTCCTGGGAGACCACCCCGACCTCTACCTGAACCTGGGCTTCGTCTACCAGGAAGCCGGCGCCTATCCTCTCGCCGTCGCCGCGTACCGGTCGGCCGTCGCCGCGGACCCTGCCCACGGCCGAAGCTGGATATCGCT
Encoded here:
- the mtnA gene encoding S-methyl-5-thioribose-1-phosphate isomerase, translated to MNFKTIRWERDEGVLVLLDQTRLPGEVVYTKCRDIASVAEAIRRLSVRGAPAIGVAAAFGVVVGVQHSRAADFASFCREVDEAAELLAATRPTAVNLFWALERMRRTVREHRNETVEDIKRTLLGEALAIQSEDEHSCRLIGEHGAALLRTGQTVLTHCNAGALATAGAGTALAVVYQAHREGKRVHVYADETRPVLQGARLTSWELTRAGIGVTLICDNMAAQVMKEGRIDCVIVGADRVAANGDVANKIGTYGVAVLADAHDVPLYVAAPYSSIDLTIESGAGIPIEEREATEVSEGLGGRTAPEEVEVYNPAFDVTPARYVSAIITERGVARPPYAESLAALSHHAWEPAVTG
- the rplM gene encoding 50S ribosomal protein L13; translated protein: MKTPTVKKEDLQRDWHVVDADGKVLGRLASEVAKILRGKHKPIYSPHLDTGDHVIVINAEKVVLTGKKPQNKLYYRHSGYPGGLKTISYERMAARHPDRALRMAIKGMLPHNALGRQIFRKLRVYAGAEHPHSAQKPVALDI
- the rpsI gene encoding 30S ribosomal protein S9, which encodes MNSDTHGHHAVGRRKRAIAKVWLRAKKEGASHKVNDKPLLDYFDRPGLVAAIEEPLVLTEMNDQVVVFARTFGGGKTGQAGALRLGIARALKDMDESLHAPLREAGMLTRDSRIKERKKYGLAGARKRFQFSKR
- the rpsB gene encoding 30S ribosomal protein S2 → MGIPTIQELLGAGVHFGHQTRRWNPKMKQFIFAERNNIYIIDLKKTLSQIEIAYDAVRKAVEKGQSVLFVGTKKQARPIIIEMAQRCGMFYVAERWLGGMLTNFQTIQTSVKRLEELEKMKEHGTMEALTKKEAASLEKERERLQKVLGGIREMRDLPGVIFVVDARKERIAVAEANTLEIPIVSILDTNCDPDLIDYPIPGNDDALRSISLITEVVASAAEEGLRNSGRPVPGDEAPVEEVEEVEEQQA
- the tsf gene encoding translation elongation factor Ts — encoded protein: MTISASDVKTLRSQTGAGMMDCKRALQETEGSIEKAVTLLREKGIMAASKKSAREAKEGIIHTYIHPGSRIATMVEINCETDFVARNESFQTLARDIAMQVAATRPLAVDRDQIEEAVLEQEREIYRNQARNEGKPDQIIDRIVQGRIEKFNQENCLLEQPFIRDTDKTVRDLITEAVATLGENIMVRRFVRYELGGE
- a CDS encoding ribosome recycling factor, coding for MPERCIVEAKEIIKETSRKMDQSVEVLRMELAGLRAGRANPALLDNVQVEAYGTMTPINQVATINTPDARTISIQPWDKQMISEIIRAIQTSDLGLMPNSDGNVIHLPVPALTEERRLEYVKLIKKLGEDGKIGIRNVRREMNERIKAEEKAHRLSEDESKRHQKTIQDLTDQHTSSIDSAISVKEQEILEI
- a CDS encoding isoprenyl transferase — translated: MPRHIAFIMDGNGRWAKKQGLARDQGHSAGVESVREMIRCAGEFGVGILTFFGFSTENWNRPRREVAAIMQLIVESLRGAVEEASTHGIRVSFLGRWDELPESNRQVIKQITEQTAGNDRLLLNFALNYGGRQEIVEAAQCIALDVQAGRLDPEAIDESLFASYLYTEHLPDPDLLIRTSGEMRISNFLLYQLAYTELLVSPVLWPDFSRSHFIGAIRDYQSRERRFGRTGEQVSSHSS
- a CDS encoding 1-deoxy-D-xylulose-5-phosphate reductoisomerase encodes the protein MKRIAILGSTGSVGTQTLEVIAAFPDRYSAHSLTARSRIDLLEQQCARFGPRMVAVRDAECAERARRSTGFARGGGGQPGPSIHTGVEGLIEAVTHPDVDLVISALPGSAGLVPTLRAIEACKTIALANKEILVMAGEIVMESARRNGVEILPVDSEHCAVHQCLAGQDPDRIQRVVLTASGGPFRDTAPAALARMTSKDALNHPTWNMGQKVTIDSATLMNKGFEVIEAHWLFGLPVSKIDVVIHPQSIIHSMVEMVDGSLLAQMGPTDMRIPIQYALSYPERLESPWPRFDITRNWSLTLDPPDETMFPCLGLAYEAIRRGSTVPAVLSTADEMAVEAFLRQRIGFTDIPRIIADAMDKHLAAPDLTTPVTLESIMAADQWTRTFCEEKLIAG
- the rseP gene encoding RIP metalloprotease RseP, with the translated sequence MLTTVLSAIFVLGLLVFFHELGHFLAAKRMGIRVERFSLGFPPKMIGKKVGETEYCISWIPLGGYVSMAGERPDAQSEGEGGKPWEFQSKSVGARAFVIAAGPGANFVLAFIIFWLFYATMGVMLVDTTTVGRVDVASPYAAAGLQVGDEILEIDQAAVDTWEDVRERLSTGTGASLSLKLRRDGRDRTVQVRYDDGGTAERLGGLDYFRASAVSTVIPDSPAEKAGLRPGDVITSVNGVPVTQWYEMVEQIRVRPGMETAVSWTRNGQSHQVGIIPNTAQDLDRETGDVIDIGQIGITQQDHIKRSPIGIVTSAGLAGTQLVAVTFTIVDFVGKLVMGQVSTDSVGGPIAIAQMAGDSARQGASSLFSFMAFLSINLAILNLLPIPALDGGQLLILGVEKIIRRPLSLKYRMVWQQTGMALLLVLMVFVVFNDVTRIFR
- a CDS encoding tetratricopeptide repeat protein, encoding MPVGRSLGAAGRTWYVLVVTVMLAAVCPPEHALGQVDRARALEHYAEGGLHEARNDPVNAIKSYLQALEYDTTSAEIHTALAQVYYRVTERDKAQQHARAAVEIDSTATESWFVLGRYHAELGRYLPARAAFERVVTLEPGHIEAHIALSQLASRLNDPDAALRELETVSRLAPRNPEFHFKLADVYRQRGMYDKAVIALQKVLDDYPDSIPARVGLTEIYEQRRQWDRAVVMYREIIALGPDREAALRHRLARLLMFLGRPGEAVEEYRVLLEHNRTSPALWAELGEAYQDLGEAEQALSTLEEGLELHPGSAELHGALGDVLLDQDKPAEAVAPLQQAISLDEREVRFRIGLGMAYRATGRTEQAVNALNEGLGVLGDHPDLYLNLGFVYQEAGAYPLAVAAYRSAVAADPAHGRSWISLGYALMDQGQTEEGIAALHEGVEQLPDDVTLRLNLANVYLDNGMYNQAIDQSQKSIGINRHDPRGWISLSLAYLRQDQFAQAERVLTQALSILPDMPEFYLYLGVSFMSREEFGQAGAHFRKVVELNPQDGRGWVNLGLSHLRQEDYETGIQALRDGLEKAPGNPDLWFYLGYAHTEQEDYEEAIAITKEAVERFNDHHRLHFLLAQNYDQSGQFEKAVATFETALEIDPEDIYTLNYLGYILADRGLRLEEAKVMIEKALEKAPENGAFLDSLGWVYYRLGDYRKARQYVEKALQFEDTSATVHDHLGDIYSRLGMHRSAVRYWQRALEMEDITPEESEEILQKLQDAR